The Flavobacterium faecale genomic sequence ATCTTTTGTTTGATTGTACAACTCTTCGTCATCAATTTGAATGCTACTAAAAGTATCATTAAAAACATCTCTTAATATTGAAGAAGCTCTATTGAGTTCTCCTAATACCTTAGATGGATGATGAGCTGTTGGTAATTTTTTACACATTGCAGTCCATCTGTCTAGCAGGTTCTGCAAATCTTTTTCTAATTCGGCTGTATTTTTGCCTTCGGCTACTGTACGTACAATAACGCCAAATCCTTTTGGTTTGACAGATTGCACAAGCTTTTTCAATCGGTCTTTTTCTTTTTTGTTTTCTATCTTTTGAGAAATAGAAACACGATCAGAAAAAGGAACCAGAACAATAAAACGACCTGCAAGAGAAAGCTCAGCACTAATTCTTGGTCCTTTGGTCGATATTGGTTCTTTGACCACTTGTACTAAAATAGATTGATTGGCATTGATTACAGTTGTAATCGAACCATCTTTTTCTATCTCTTTTTCAAACTGAAAGTTTTTTAGGGAGAAATCTTTTATTTTACCTGCGCTTACAAGTTTTATGAATTTCAGTTGGGAAGATAAATTAGGTCCCAAATCGTGATAATGTAAAAAGGCATCTTTTTCATAGCCTACATTTACAAAAGCAGCATTAAGACCAGCAACGGGTTTCCTTATTTTGGCAATAAAAATATCACCAACTTGAAAGTTGCTTTTTTCTTCTTCTTTGTGTAATTCAATTAGTTTTCCATCTTTTAATAAGGCAAAATCTACGAAATCAGAACTAGATCGAATGATTAATTCTTTATTCATTTGTAAATTTTTATCCGAACTTTTTGGCTTTTAGCTCTCGGCTCTTGGCTTTTGGCAATTAAAAATTACAAAAAGCTATTAGCTACAGGCCAAAGGCTAATTGTAGGGATGGATTAAACAATAATTTGAACAGGTTTTATTACCCGAAGAAAATCAGCTAGCAGTCTTCAACTCATAGTTATCAGTAAACTGAGGACTATAATTTGAAGACTGAAGACTAATTTTCAATTTCAATGAACTTTTAAAAAGAAAAAAGTAGTTATAAACTACTTTTTCTTCTTGTGACGGTTAGCTCTCGCTCTTTTTTTACGTTTGTGCGTCGCTACCTTATGTCTTTTTCTTTTTTTACCACTTGGCATAATCTTTTAGATTTTATGATTAATAATATTATTTTGCTTCGTTATTTGTTTTTACTCCTTCTACAAAAACTTTTGCAGGTTTGAAAGCTGGAATATTGTGTGCAGGGATTTTGATTGTAGTGTTCTTAGAAATATTTCTTCCTGTCTTTTCAGCTCTCGTTTTAACGATAAAACTTCCAAAACCTCTTAAATAAACGTTATCACCAGTTTCTAAAGAGTTTTTAACCTCCTCCATAAAAGTTTCAACTGTTGCCTGAACATCACCCTTTTCAAGACCTAGTTTTTCTGAAATTTTTGCTACGATATCTGCTTTCGTCATTGTCTTTCCTATTTATTATATTGTAATAATTTTTTTTGAGTGTGCAAATATAGGAATTTAAAATACAATATATCAAGCTAATTCATTAAATTTTAATCATATAAACTTTTACTTTTGTTTACAAATAATTAATGATGATTTTTCATAACACGCTTATTTCTTGGTACTTACAAAATAAACGCGATTTACCATGGCGCAAAACCACCAATCCATACCACATTTGGCTCTCTGAAATCATGTTACAACAGACCAGAGTTGCGCAAGGAATGCCTTATTTTTTGTCTTTTACCACCAATTTTCCAACCGTTTTTGACCTCGCAAATGCCGACGAAGAGCAAGTTTTAAAATTATGGCAGGGATTAGGTTACTATTCTCGCGCTAGAAATTTACATAAGACGGCACAATATATAGCTTTTGAATTAGATAGCCAATTTCCAAACAACTATAATGATCTATTAAAATTAAAAGGTGTTGGCGAATATACCGCAGCAGCTATTGCATCTTTTTCTTATAATGAAGTTGTTCCTGTAGTTGATGGTAATGTTTTTAGAGTACTCGCACGGTATTTTGATATTGAATCTGATATTGCCCATGCAGCAACCAAAAAAGAATTTACAGCTCTAGCGGCAGAATTAATCCCTGCTGATCAACCTGCACTCTTCAATCAAGCCATAATGGAGTTTGGAGCTTTGCAGTGTGTACCCAAGAATCCCGATTGCGAAAATTGTGTTTTTAGCGACAGCTGTTTGGCATTACAAAGAAAAAAAGTTACCCTACTACCTGTAAAATTAAAAAAGACAAAAGTAACCAACCGCTACTTTAATTATATGATTCTTGAAGATGCAGAGAATAAAACCTTGGTTCAAAAACGAACTCAGAAAGGAATTTGGCATAATCTTTACGAATTTCCACTTTTAGAAACTCAAAAACCTGAAGATTTCGATTTTGTATCTGAAGCCATCGAAAAAGAACTCTATAAATCTGAAAATATCACTACTATATATGAGTACGATCACAAGAGGGTAATTCATAAATTATCCCATCAACATTTGCACATAAAATTTTGGAAAGTAGTAATTGAAGGAACATTATCAGAAGGCATAGATCAAATCCAATTAAAAACACTCCCCTTCCCGATCGTACTTCACAATTTCATCGAAGGAATTTAAAAAAAATGTACCTTTGAGTTAAATACCATAAACAATTATGAACGGAACATTAAATAAAGTGATGCTTATCGGTTTTCTTGGCGAAGATGTCAAGATGCATTACTTTGATGGAGGAAATTGTATTGGACGATTTTCATTGGCCACAAACGAGGTCTATATTAACAAAACAACCAATGAAAAAATAACCTCGACGGAGTGGCATAACCTTGTTGTGCGTAATAAAGCGGCCGAAATATGTGAAAAATATTTATCGAAAGGAGATAAAATTTACATCGAAGGAAGAATAAAATCACGACAATGGCAAGCTGAAGACGGATCAACCAAGTATACAAGCGAAATTCAGGTCACAGAATTCACTTTTTTATCAACTAAAAAAGAGAACGAAAACAACAAACAAAATTCTCCAACTGAATCCACAAAAAACACTAACTTTGACCCTCAAAATAATAACGACTTACCAATTAATGATTTGCCGTTTTAAATGTCTAACTAATCTTTTGTAATTTGGACCCAGAGCCCAGTTTAAATCTCGCATATACAATAGACACTGATCTATTATTTGGTTCCTTCGCAATACTAGCTTTGCTATTTTGCTCAGCAGTAGTATCAGGAGCAGAGGTTGCTTTATTTTCGCTTTCGCAAAAAGATATCGACGACTCCCTTCAAGAAGATCAATCTAAGGGTAAAATCCTTGCCGACCTTCTTACTCGCCCAAAAAAATTACTAGCTACTTTACTTGTTGCAAACAACTTCATCAATATTGGTGTTGTTATTCTGTTTTCATTTGTGGGAGGTAATCTATTCGCAACAATACATTCACCAGTACTCAAATTTATACTTGAAGTAATTGTAGTTACTTTTCTACTTTTACTATTTGGAGAAGTATTACCCAAAGTGTACGCTAGTAGAAACAACATTAAGTTTGCAAAGTTTGTCGCTTATCCTATTCTAATTTTAGAAAAGGTTTTATCACCTATAAGCATACCTATGCGTAGCGCAACCGTTTTTTTACACAACAAACTCGGCAAGCAAAAAACCAGTTTTTCGGTCGATCAGCTATCGCAAGCCTTAGAACTAACTTCTTCTGACGACACAACCTCAGAGGAACAAAAGATTTTGGAAGGAATCGTTTCTTTTGGTAACACAGACACCAAGCAAGTAATGAGCCCAAGGACAGATGTTTTTGCATTAGAAATAAATGAAACATTTGAAGAGATTTGCCCTAAAATAATCGACAAAGGCTATTCTAGAATTCCAGTTTATCGAGATAATATTGATCAGATCGAAGGAATATTATTTGTAAAGGACCTACTCCCATACATTAATAAGAAAGAATTTAATTGGGCATCACTAATAAGAGAACCATTTTTTGTACCTGAAAATAAAAAACTAGACAACTTGCTAAAAGATTTTCAAAACATGAAAAATCACTTGGCCGTAGTAGTCGATGAGTATGGAGGAACCTCTGGACTTGTTTCTTTGGAGGATGTTATCGAAGAAATTGTAGGCGACATCAGTGATGAATTTGATGATGAAGATGTGAATTACTCACAACTAGACGACAAGAATTATATTTTTGAAGGGAAAATAAATTTAAAAGATTTTTATCGAATAGTCGAAGTTGAAGACGAATTGTTTGAAGCTAAAAAAGGTGAAGCCGAAACTCTGGCTGGGTTTTTACTCGAAATAGTGGGTAACTTCCCCAAAAAAGGACAAAAAATAACTTTTGAAAATTGTACTTTTAAAGTAGAAACAGTCGACAATAAAAGGATCAAACAAATCAAAGTAACCCTGGAATAAGACGCAATATTTCTTTCGAAAAAAAACTAGAAAGCTTTTCCTCGATGCACTAAATCACTATAACTGACGTTTTCTAGCTTAACAACCTGAAAAGACAAGGTAAAAAAATTATGTTACTAAAAAAGATCACCTCTCTCAGCTTATTTTTTGGACTTACACTTTTGGTAAGTTGCAAAGATACCGTATTGCCAAAACCCTCAAGCTATCTG encodes the following:
- a CDS encoding Rne/Rng family ribonuclease, coding for MNKELIIRSSSDFVDFALLKDGKLIELHKEEEKSNFQVGDIFIAKIRKPVAGLNAAFVNVGYEKDAFLHYHDLGPNLSSQLKFIKLVSAGKIKDFSLKNFQFEKEIEKDGSITTVINANQSILVQVVKEPISTKGPRISAELSLAGRFIVLVPFSDRVSISQKIENKKEKDRLKKLVQSVKPKGFGVIVRTVAEGKNTAELEKDLQNLLDRWTAMCKKLPTAHHPSKVLGELNRASSILRDVFNDTFSSIQIDDEELYNQTKDYLQEIAPSKQSIVKFYQSKDNPIFEKYNIERQIKTSFGKTVSMSKGAYLIIEHTEALHVIDVNSGNRSNKATNQEDTAMEVNMIAAAEIARQLRLRDMGGIIVIDFIDMSNPENRKVLFDFLREEMNDDKAKHKILPPSKFGLVQITRQRVRPEVNIKTREEDPNDVNGEIEAPILIIDKIKSDLDRLLKIHSNVVLNTHPFVAAYLSKGFPSLRSKWFFEHKKWVKIIPRDAYTYLEYHFYDKNGNVINE
- a CDS encoding HU family DNA-binding protein, with the protein product MTKADIVAKISEKLGLEKGDVQATVETFMEEVKNSLETGDNVYLRGFGSFIVKTRAEKTGRNISKNTTIKIPAHNIPAFKPAKVFVEGVKTNNEAK
- the mutY gene encoding A/G-specific adenine glycosylase, with translation MIFHNTLISWYLQNKRDLPWRKTTNPYHIWLSEIMLQQTRVAQGMPYFLSFTTNFPTVFDLANADEEQVLKLWQGLGYYSRARNLHKTAQYIAFELDSQFPNNYNDLLKLKGVGEYTAAAIASFSYNEVVPVVDGNVFRVLARYFDIESDIAHAATKKEFTALAAELIPADQPALFNQAIMEFGALQCVPKNPDCENCVFSDSCLALQRKKVTLLPVKLKKTKVTNRYFNYMILEDAENKTLVQKRTQKGIWHNLYEFPLLETQKPEDFDFVSEAIEKELYKSENITTIYEYDHKRVIHKLSHQHLHIKFWKVVIEGTLSEGIDQIQLKTLPFPIVLHNFIEGI
- a CDS encoding single-stranded DNA-binding protein; the protein is MNGTLNKVMLIGFLGEDVKMHYFDGGNCIGRFSLATNEVYINKTTNEKITSTEWHNLVVRNKAAEICEKYLSKGDKIYIEGRIKSRQWQAEDGSTKYTSEIQVTEFTFLSTKKENENNKQNSPTESTKNTNFDPQNNNDLPINDLPF
- a CDS encoding gliding motility-associated protein GldE, translated to MDPEPSLNLAYTIDTDLLFGSFAILALLFCSAVVSGAEVALFSLSQKDIDDSLQEDQSKGKILADLLTRPKKLLATLLVANNFINIGVVILFSFVGGNLFATIHSPVLKFILEVIVVTFLLLLFGEVLPKVYASRNNIKFAKFVAYPILILEKVLSPISIPMRSATVFLHNKLGKQKTSFSVDQLSQALELTSSDDTTSEEQKILEGIVSFGNTDTKQVMSPRTDVFALEINETFEEICPKIIDKGYSRIPVYRDNIDQIEGILFVKDLLPYINKKEFNWASLIREPFFVPENKKLDNLLKDFQNMKNHLAVVVDEYGGTSGLVSLEDVIEEIVGDISDEFDDEDVNYSQLDDKNYIFEGKINLKDFYRIVEVEDELFEAKKGEAETLAGFLLEIVGNFPKKGQKITFENCTFKVETVDNKRIKQIKVTLE